A single region of the Latilactobacillus curvatus JCM 1096 = DSM 20019 genome encodes:
- the typA gene encoding translational GTPase TypA → MKKREDIRNIAIIAHVDHGKTTLVNEMLKQSDTLDGHAEISDRAMDTNDIEKERGITILSKNTAVKYNGKQINILDTPGHADFGGEVERIMKMVDGVLLVVDAFEGTMPQTRFVLKKALDQHLTPIVVINKIDRPGARPEEVVDEVLELFIELGADEDQLEFPVVYASAINGTSSLESDLDTQAHTMNPIFDTILDTIPAPVDNSDEPLQFQVAMLDYNDYVGRIGIGRVSRGTIKIGDQVSVLKLDGSAKNFRVTKIFGFIGLDRVEIQEAKAGDLIAVSGMEDIYVGETVTPVDHQEALPILRIDEPTLQMTFAANDSPFVGREGDFVTGRKIEERLRHQLHTDVSLRVEDTDKAGAWIVSGRGELHLSILVEEMRREGFELQLSRPEVIYRDIDGVTCEPFEMVQIDTPDQYTGSVIDSMAQRKGEMQNMESDANNQTRMTFLAPSRGLIGYSTEFLTMTGGYGIMNHTFEKYMPVIKNWEPGRRNGALVSINAGSSTTYSLQSVEDRGQLFIGAGVDVYEGMIVGQNSRDTDIAVNVTKGKNLTNTRASGKDHSAAIKTPKEMSLEESIEFLNDDEYCEVTPTSVRLRKKILDTSMRQKADKKRKKG, encoded by the coding sequence TTGAAAAAAAGAGAAGACATTCGCAATATCGCAATTATCGCCCACGTTGACCACGGTAAAACAACTTTAGTTAACGAAATGTTAAAACAATCAGATACATTGGATGGTCACGCAGAAATTTCTGACCGTGCAATGGATACAAATGATATCGAAAAAGAACGTGGGATCACAATTCTTTCAAAGAATACTGCTGTTAAATATAACGGCAAACAAATCAACATCTTAGATACACCAGGACATGCCGATTTCGGTGGTGAAGTGGAACGGATCATGAAGATGGTTGATGGTGTGTTATTAGTCGTTGATGCTTTTGAAGGCACAATGCCACAAACACGTTTTGTTTTGAAGAAGGCTTTAGATCAACATTTAACACCAATCGTTGTGATTAACAAAATTGACCGCCCAGGCGCTCGTCCTGAAGAAGTCGTTGATGAAGTGCTTGAATTATTCATCGAACTTGGTGCTGATGAAGATCAACTTGAATTCCCAGTTGTGTACGCAAGTGCCATCAACGGGACATCAAGTCTTGAATCAGATTTAGATACACAAGCCCATACAATGAACCCTATCTTTGACACAATCTTAGATACAATCCCAGCACCAGTTGATAATAGTGACGAACCACTTCAATTCCAAGTGGCAATGTTAGATTATAACGACTATGTTGGCCGTATTGGGATTGGCCGCGTTTCTCGTGGGACAATCAAGATCGGTGATCAAGTTTCTGTTCTTAAACTTGACGGTTCTGCTAAGAACTTCCGCGTAACTAAGATTTTTGGTTTCATCGGTTTAGACCGTGTTGAAATCCAAGAAGCCAAAGCGGGCGATTTAATCGCTGTTTCTGGGATGGAAGATATCTATGTTGGGGAAACTGTTACACCAGTTGACCATCAAGAGGCTTTACCAATCTTACGGATTGATGAACCAACCTTACAAATGACATTTGCTGCTAATGATTCACCATTTGTTGGCCGTGAAGGTGATTTCGTTACTGGTCGTAAGATCGAAGAACGTTTACGTCACCAATTACACACTGACGTTTCACTTCGTGTTGAAGATACCGACAAAGCCGGCGCTTGGATTGTTTCAGGTCGTGGGGAATTGCATCTTTCAATCTTAGTTGAAGAAATGCGTCGTGAAGGTTTCGAATTACAATTGTCACGTCCAGAAGTTATCTATCGCGATATTGATGGCGTTACATGCGAACCTTTCGAAATGGTTCAAATCGACACACCTGACCAATATACAGGCTCAGTAATCGACTCAATGGCCCAACGTAAGGGTGAAATGCAAAACATGGAAAGTGATGCTAATAACCAAACACGGATGACTTTCTTAGCACCTTCACGTGGTTTAATCGGTTATTCAACAGAATTCTTAACGATGACTGGTGGATACGGAATTATGAACCATACCTTCGAAAAATACATGCCAGTGATTAAGAACTGGGAACCAGGCCGTCGTAACGGTGCATTAGTTTCAATCAATGCGGGTTCATCAACAACTTATAGTTTACAATCAGTTGAAGATCGTGGCCAATTATTCATCGGCGCTGGCGTTGATGTTTATGAAGGCATGATTGTTGGTCAAAACAGCCGTGATACAGATATCGCCGTAAACGTTACTAAGGGTAAAAACTTAACGAATACACGTGCTTCTGGTAAAGATCACTCAGCTGCCATCAAGACACCTAAAGAAATGTCACTTGAAGAATCAATTGAATTCTTAAACGATGACGAATACTGTGAAGTAACACCTACTTCTGTTCGTTTACGTAAGAAGATTCTTGACACAAGTATGCGTCAAAAAGCTGATAAGAAACGTAAAAAAGGTTAA